The following are encoded in a window of Brevibacillus sp. DP1.3A genomic DNA:
- a CDS encoding cation diffusion facilitator family transporter — MKKGDFHHLDHVKEQQTSKKTLWITLLLTLFFTIVEVVGGLMSNSLALLSDSAHMISDVFALGLSMTAIYMATRKPTKKYTFGFLRFEIIASFLNGLALAVISIGIVIEGIKRMINPQDVDLQLMLTIASIGLVVNIVLTIVLSRSMKEEDNLNVKSALWHFIGDLLSSVGVITSAILIYMTGYYLFDPLISMVIGGIIFTGGAKIIRESLLVLMESVPEQFDLEQIRQDLSEVEGVEDVHELHLWAVSTEHYSLTAHVFVREGIQPYCVILAINHILQTKYGIDHSTIQIEHPTILDHGEYGKQFLLQQA, encoded by the coding sequence ATGAAAAAGGGTGATTTTCACCATCTTGATCATGTGAAAGAACAGCAAACATCGAAGAAAACATTGTGGATTACGCTCCTATTGACGTTGTTTTTTACGATCGTGGAGGTTGTGGGAGGCTTGATGTCCAATTCACTCGCGCTCCTGTCCGACTCCGCCCATATGATTTCTGACGTCTTTGCTTTAGGGTTGAGTATGACCGCTATTTATATGGCGACACGTAAGCCGACTAAGAAGTACACGTTCGGATTTCTCCGTTTTGAAATTATTGCTTCGTTCTTGAATGGCTTGGCTCTTGCTGTAATTTCGATCGGGATTGTGATTGAAGGGATCAAACGGATGATCAATCCGCAAGACGTTGATTTGCAGTTGATGCTGACCATTGCATCCATCGGTTTGGTTGTAAACATCGTGCTGACCATCGTACTTTCCCGCAGTATGAAGGAAGAAGACAACCTCAATGTAAAAAGCGCGTTGTGGCACTTTATTGGAGATTTGCTCAGCTCCGTCGGTGTGATTACGTCAGCAATTCTCATTTACATGACAGGCTACTACTTGTTCGACCCGTTGATCAGCATGGTGATTGGGGGAATTATTTTTACAGGTGGTGCCAAAATCATTCGTGAGTCGCTGCTCGTGTTGATGGAATCTGTTCCAGAGCAGTTTGATCTCGAGCAAATCCGTCAGGACCTCAGTGAAGTAGAGGGCGTGGAGGATGTTCATGAGCTGCACCTGTGGGCGGTATCCACGGAACATTACTCCCTGACAGCGCATGTGTTCGTTCGTGAAGGCATCCAGCCGTATTGTGTCATTCTGGCGATTAATCACATTTTGCAAACGAAGTACGGAATTGACCATTCGACGATTCAGATCGAGCACCCGACGATTTTGGATCACGGGGAATATGGCAAGCAGTTTTTGCTTCAGCAAGCATAA
- a CDS encoding DUF3267 domain-containing protein yields the protein MRITTKLPQYHENVHVELMKNEWVPLNEPQSLGMATLLSIPFMLINALIAIGIILIFSPLTFQEFGLTSGSLSISIDFGVIFFLLALVIFHECLHLIFIPNFMRSEKTWIGLTLFGGFVATEEKIPKARYILITIAPFVILSVMLPFLLGLLGLFTTMFKFLVLINAIASSVDMLNLFLVMKQVPKQAILISNGQKTYWKAPEKDGHG from the coding sequence ATGAGAATCACAACCAAACTGCCCCAGTATCATGAAAATGTACATGTCGAGTTGATGAAAAATGAATGGGTTCCACTGAATGAACCACAGAGTTTGGGCATGGCCACTCTTTTATCGATTCCTTTCATGCTGATCAATGCACTCATCGCCATTGGGATCATCCTTATTTTTTCGCCATTAACCTTTCAGGAATTTGGACTGACATCCGGCTCTCTATCCATATCCATTGACTTCGGTGTGATTTTCTTCTTACTTGCCTTGGTTATTTTTCATGAATGCTTGCATTTGATTTTTATCCCCAATTTCATGAGATCAGAAAAAACATGGATAGGGCTTACCTTGTTTGGAGGGTTTGTAGCAACGGAAGAAAAGATTCCAAAAGCAAGATACATACTGATTACCATCGCCCCATTCGTTATCCTTTCGGTTATGTTACCATTTCTTCTAGGTTTATTGGGGCTGTTCACTACCATGTTTAAATTTTTGGTTTTGATAAACGCAATCGCTTCATCAGTCGATATGCTGAATCTTTTCCTAGTGATGAAGCAAGTTCCGAAACAGGCAATCTTGATCAGTAACGGACAAAAGACGTATTGGAAAGCCCCCGAAAAAGATGGGCATGGATAG
- a CDS encoding DUF2892 domain-containing protein, which translates to MKNVGRFDQMFRIVTGLAFLSLFFFLEGGYQYLSLMGIPLLYTALTKQCFFYRIFGINSCQLPSQKS; encoded by the coding sequence ATGAAAAACGTCGGTCGTTTTGATCAAATGTTTCGTATCGTTACTGGGTTAGCCTTTCTGTCCTTGTTCTTCTTTCTGGAAGGAGGCTACCAATACCTTTCGTTGATGGGCATTCCGCTCCTGTATACAGCCTTGACCAAACAATGCTTCTTCTATCGTATCTTTGGGATTAACTCTTGCCAACTTCCTTCGCAAAAATCGTAA
- a CDS encoding D-cysteine desulfhydrase — MNQIRYHRRKYTQGHTPIERLERLSKELGGPSISIKRDDMLGLTAGGNKTRKLEYLVAEAIEQGADTLITCGAVQSNHCRLTLAAAVREGLHCQLVLSAPETGEYQPQASGNHLLFHLLGAEKIEVIPAEADLLAAMEELAESLRKQGRKPYLIPVGGSNEVGSLGYMACAEEIEQQAWETTTPYDYVVTATGSGGTQAGLLAGFMARQSNTKVIGINVSRDRAAQEAKVMGLLRSTAARIGLQGDIRAEAVVCDDRFVGPGYAIPTDGMIEAVQLIARTEGILLDPVYSGKAMAGLIGFIREGHFTKSDHVLFLHTGGSPALYTVPQLFLSSK; from the coding sequence ATGAACCAAATCCGTTACCATCGCAGAAAGTACACGCAGGGTCATACACCGATCGAAAGGCTGGAGCGACTGTCCAAGGAGTTAGGCGGACCGAGCATTTCTATCAAGCGAGACGACATGCTTGGCTTGACAGCAGGGGGAAACAAGACGCGAAAGCTGGAGTATTTAGTGGCGGAGGCAATCGAGCAAGGGGCAGACACGTTGATTACATGTGGAGCTGTCCAATCCAATCACTGCCGGTTGACTCTGGCGGCGGCAGTTCGCGAAGGTCTGCACTGCCAGCTCGTGCTGTCCGCGCCTGAGACGGGCGAGTACCAACCGCAAGCGAGTGGCAATCATCTGTTGTTCCACTTGCTCGGAGCAGAAAAAATCGAGGTCATTCCCGCAGAGGCAGATTTGCTTGCAGCTATGGAAGAGCTCGCAGAAAGTCTGCGAAAACAAGGCAGAAAACCATATCTGATCCCGGTAGGAGGCTCCAATGAAGTCGGGTCTTTGGGGTACATGGCGTGTGCGGAGGAAATCGAGCAGCAGGCTTGGGAAACGACGACTCCGTACGATTATGTCGTGACGGCAACGGGAAGTGGCGGTACGCAAGCCGGTCTGCTTGCCGGTTTTATGGCGCGCCAGTCCAACACAAAAGTAATCGGGATCAATGTCAGCCGAGATCGTGCTGCACAAGAAGCAAAGGTGATGGGGTTGCTGCGCAGTACAGCTGCACGGATCGGTTTGCAAGGGGACATACGGGCAGAAGCTGTGGTTTGCGACGACAGATTTGTCGGGCCAGGCTATGCGATTCCGACGGATGGCATGATTGAAGCCGTTCAGCTGATCGCTCGGACAGAAGGGATTTTGCTAGATCCTGTCTATTCCGGAAAGGCGATGGCAGGGTTGATCGGCTTCATTCGCGAAGGGCATTTTACCAAGAGTGATCACGTATTGTTCCTGCATACGGGTGGTTCCCCGGCACTATATACGGTTCCACAGTTGTTTTTGTCATCCAAATAG
- a CDS encoding MFS transporter gives MNEIFRNRNFRKLFLSNLFSGFGQGMTMIGISWYLVESTGSASLLGSTMLLSSIMTLLIGPYFGTLIDRFSRKAILQLEQLGGFSVLALVTAWGFWGTYQAWMMVLVFLASMFMFQVHEPTQSAFIQETFEQKHYNVINSTLEIQNQTALVLAGAFAGLLLGKYGLHIVLILNTLTYLIAFLSLTGIDYVFTQEKQVEKSLQTSWVSQFQQSWVYIKEKRGFIVFGIAALIPFLAVMLTNLLNPIFVSQVLGEDVAIYSMGEVTYSIGAVVAGFLLTWFRGKIGPFPYMVGNFILMAIALVMIVVIPMGSVFVLLSAFMGWCNVSTRLIRQTIYMELLPNRFMGRVLSFFRSIGTCMRLLLLALFTLMLDSTGASVGYLVLAGLLITATLGIVFSMRMLMQQVDTPDVVADQGTVKH, from the coding sequence GTGAACGAGATTTTTCGCAATCGCAATTTTCGCAAGCTGTTTCTTTCCAATTTGTTTTCAGGCTTTGGCCAGGGGATGACCATGATCGGGATATCTTGGTATTTGGTAGAATCCACAGGCTCAGCCAGCCTACTTGGTTCCACCATGCTTCTCTCCTCAATAATGACACTGCTCATCGGACCTTATTTTGGTACATTGATCGACCGCTTTTCCCGCAAGGCCATTCTACAGCTGGAACAGCTAGGAGGCTTCTCGGTTCTCGCTCTTGTAACAGCTTGGGGTTTTTGGGGGACTTATCAAGCGTGGATGATGGTACTCGTTTTTTTGGCGTCGATGTTCATGTTTCAGGTTCACGAACCTACACAGTCAGCCTTCATACAGGAAACCTTTGAGCAAAAGCACTACAATGTGATCAATTCTACCCTGGAAATTCAAAACCAGACTGCTTTGGTCCTCGCAGGAGCTTTCGCAGGTTTGCTATTGGGGAAATACGGACTACATATAGTGCTGATCCTTAACACTTTGACCTATCTGATCGCTTTTCTCTCCTTAACCGGAATCGATTATGTGTTTACACAAGAGAAACAAGTAGAAAAATCCCTCCAAACATCCTGGGTGTCACAATTTCAACAAAGCTGGGTCTATATCAAAGAAAAACGAGGATTTATCGTATTCGGAATTGCTGCGCTGATACCATTCCTCGCCGTTATGCTGACGAACCTGCTTAACCCTATCTTTGTTAGCCAAGTTTTGGGGGAAGATGTCGCGATCTATTCCATGGGAGAGGTTACGTATTCCATAGGCGCAGTCGTGGCGGGATTTCTTCTTACCTGGTTTCGTGGAAAAATCGGTCCTTTTCCTTATATGGTAGGGAATTTCATCTTGATGGCGATTGCTCTTGTAATGATCGTTGTGATCCCAATGGGCTCGGTTTTTGTGTTGCTCTCTGCGTTTATGGGCTGGTGCAATGTATCAACCAGACTGATCCGTCAGACCATCTATATGGAACTGCTACCTAATCGTTTTATGGGCAGGGTCCTGAGCTTCTTTCGGTCGATTGGTACATGCATGAGGCTGTTATTACTCGCTCTATTTACTCTCATGCTAGATTCAACCGGCGCATCAGTCGGTTACCTTGTATTGGCAGGTCTTTTAATAACGGCCACACTAGGAATCGTCTTTTCCATGCGTATGCTGATGCAGCAGGTAGACACCCCCGATGTTGTGGCAGACCAAGGCACTGTGAAGCACTAA
- a CDS encoding DinB family protein yields MNFNLKQAIEVLERTPQTLEYFLVGLSDGWLQNNEGDTTWNATEVIEHLIQAEKTNWLPRLEMILQDGENKPFPPFDRFAHLHEASERSFAQKLQEFKTLRTENLVKLQALVELEKNLELTGIHPAFGVVKARELLSTWVVHDLTHMAQIVRVLAKRYTADVGPWREYLGILNK; encoded by the coding sequence ATGAATTTTAATCTGAAACAAGCGATTGAGGTTCTGGAGCGTACACCGCAAACATTGGAGTATTTTTTAGTGGGCTTATCGGATGGATGGTTGCAAAACAACGAAGGGGATACAACGTGGAATGCCACCGAAGTAATCGAGCACTTGATCCAGGCTGAAAAAACGAATTGGCTCCCACGGCTCGAAATGATTCTTCAGGATGGGGAAAACAAACCCTTTCCTCCTTTTGACCGTTTCGCTCACTTACACGAGGCTTCCGAAAGGTCGTTCGCACAAAAGCTCCAGGAATTCAAAACACTTCGAACAGAAAATCTCGTAAAACTACAAGCACTCGTAGAACTGGAAAAGAATCTCGAATTAACAGGGATACACCCTGCATTTGGCGTAGTCAAGGCACGAGAGCTGCTCTCTACATGGGTGGTTCACGATTTAACCCACATGGCGCAGATCGTACGGGTCTTGGCCAAGCGGTACACGGCGGATGTTGGACCTTGGCGGGAATATTTAGGTATCTTGAATAAATAA
- a CDS encoding MFS transporter, producing the protein MVSARTRNWILALLFLGWALGNLDRYVMNYAILSITEDLQLSASSTGLLLSSFFAGYALMQMPGGWLADRFGSRKVLIVSVVMWSIFTGLTGAAWSMASMILIRFLFGIGEGGFQPASSKIIATIFPVKERSRAMSVMLSSSAIVGLFSPILSVWMIQTMGWRTMFVVIGAIGAIIAFLFWRYIKLPQAESATNTTGSDQSKTSVAMLFKTPLLWSLLIAYFSIYAVNWGLVTWMPTYLSKVRGLDMISLGWLQTIPGFATLVGIYVSGYVLDKLPKGREKIIGSFSCVVVAVLLYFMFTASSVTMFITYQAIVSLFLSFVIILLPSVVLKNLPAAIAGTGMGIVNTGGQLAGFITPMAIGFIVEAFNGSFDAAFWMLIGFAVICIGALLSLNYEKGELLKQNTDSASA; encoded by the coding sequence ATGGTATCAGCACGCACGAGAAACTGGATTTTAGCGTTACTGTTTTTGGGCTGGGCATTAGGGAACCTGGATCGATACGTCATGAACTATGCCATTTTGTCGATCACAGAAGACTTGCAGCTTAGTGCATCATCCACGGGATTATTGCTCAGTAGCTTTTTTGCTGGTTATGCACTCATGCAAATGCCTGGAGGATGGCTGGCAGACCGATTTGGTTCCAGAAAAGTACTCATCGTTTCTGTTGTCATGTGGTCTATTTTTACGGGACTGACCGGAGCCGCTTGGTCTATGGCTTCAATGATTCTCATCCGTTTTCTGTTCGGAATCGGCGAAGGTGGCTTCCAACCAGCCAGCTCGAAGATTATCGCTACCATCTTTCCTGTCAAGGAACGCTCGCGAGCCATGTCCGTGATGCTCTCCTCTAGTGCCATTGTTGGACTTTTCTCCCCGATTTTATCCGTTTGGATGATTCAAACCATGGGCTGGCGAACGATGTTCGTCGTCATTGGAGCTATTGGAGCCATCATTGCTTTCCTGTTCTGGCGTTATATTAAACTTCCACAAGCAGAATCTGCAACAAATACAACTGGCTCCGATCAATCAAAAACCTCAGTGGCTATGCTGTTTAAAACACCGCTGCTTTGGAGTCTGTTAATCGCTTACTTTAGCATTTATGCAGTAAACTGGGGCCTCGTAACCTGGATGCCAACTTACTTGAGCAAGGTACGCGGACTGGATATGATTTCACTCGGCTGGCTGCAAACGATCCCAGGCTTCGCTACGTTGGTCGGTATTTATGTGAGTGGCTATGTACTGGACAAGCTGCCAAAAGGTCGCGAAAAAATTATTGGTAGTTTCTCCTGTGTGGTAGTCGCGGTCCTCTTGTACTTCATGTTTACTGCATCGAGCGTGACGATGTTTATTACGTACCAAGCGATTGTGTCACTGTTCCTTTCCTTTGTGATCATTCTGTTGCCGTCTGTTGTCCTGAAAAATCTTCCGGCTGCCATAGCGGGAACGGGGATGGGCATCGTGAATACAGGTGGACAGCTGGCTGGCTTTATCACGCCAATGGCTATTGGTTTTATCGTAGAAGCGTTTAACGGTTCATTTGATGCAGCGTTCTGGATGCTGATCGGCTTCGCGGTCATTTGCATTGGCGCACTACTATCATTGAACTATGAAAAAGGCGAGCTGTTGAAGCAAAACACCGACAGTGCATCCGCCTGA
- a CDS encoding M20 family metallopeptidase, which produces MNRTEIISALIEQKRDAFIRVSDKIWETPEIYFEEHRSAEYLCQALVAEGFEVEKGIAGLGTGFVASFGSGKPVVAILGEYDALAGLSQKKGAINHDPIVTDGHGHGCGHNLLGAGALAAAVGIKDYMEQTGFQGTVRYYGCPAEEAGSGKAYLARAGVFADVDFALSWHPATAPSIMNISSLANYSVRFQFQGKSAHAAAAPHLGRSALDAVELMNVGVNYMREHMIPEARVHYAITNTGGISPNVVQPFAEVVYLIRAPKKQQVQELYERVYNIARGAALMTGTTMEAVFEGTASDLVPNTVLAKLMHKNLVEVGVPTYDEADQQYAKQIQATLTAEDMRASLFGLDRETAKQLKDNAIADVIGPLSTHEFTLAGSTDVGDVSWQVPTMQCMTTCWALGTPFHTWQVVSQGAMPIAHKGMLQAGKVMAATAIEAMENPALIEQAKAELQERLEGEEYFSLIPDDVQPPQKA; this is translated from the coding sequence ATGAACAGAACCGAGATCATTTCTGCGTTAATTGAACAAAAAAGAGACGCGTTTATTCGCGTTAGCGATAAAATTTGGGAAACGCCAGAGATTTACTTCGAGGAGCATCGCTCTGCCGAGTACTTGTGTCAAGCGTTGGTAGCAGAGGGCTTTGAAGTGGAGAAAGGGATCGCTGGACTGGGTACAGGCTTTGTTGCCAGCTTCGGAAGCGGGAAGCCCGTCGTGGCCATCCTGGGCGAGTATGATGCGCTGGCAGGCTTGAGCCAGAAAAAAGGCGCAATCAACCATGATCCGATTGTGACTGACGGTCATGGGCATGGATGCGGACATAATCTCTTAGGTGCTGGAGCGTTGGCAGCAGCGGTTGGCATCAAGGATTACATGGAGCAAACAGGCTTTCAAGGTACAGTTCGCTACTATGGGTGCCCAGCAGAAGAAGCGGGCTCTGGAAAAGCGTATTTGGCAAGAGCCGGCGTATTTGCTGACGTAGATTTTGCACTCTCCTGGCACCCTGCGACAGCGCCAAGCATCATGAACATCAGTTCTCTTGCGAATTACTCTGTTCGTTTTCAGTTTCAAGGAAAAAGCGCGCATGCAGCCGCCGCTCCGCATTTGGGACGCAGTGCCTTGGATGCCGTGGAACTGATGAACGTAGGCGTGAACTATATGAGAGAGCATATGATTCCGGAAGCACGGGTTCACTACGCGATTACGAATACAGGCGGAATTTCGCCAAACGTTGTCCAGCCGTTTGCGGAGGTCGTATACTTGATTCGCGCTCCGAAAAAGCAGCAAGTGCAGGAACTGTATGAAAGAGTCTACAATATCGCACGGGGAGCCGCCTTGATGACGGGAACCACCATGGAAGCAGTGTTTGAAGGTACAGCTTCTGATCTCGTGCCGAATACGGTATTAGCGAAGCTCATGCACAAAAATCTGGTTGAAGTCGGCGTGCCTACGTACGATGAAGCAGATCAGCAATATGCCAAACAAATTCAGGCAACGTTAACAGCTGAGGATATGAGAGCTTCGTTGTTCGGTTTGGATCGTGAAACAGCGAAGCAACTGAAGGACAACGCGATTGCGGATGTGATCGGACCACTTTCTACGCACGAGTTTACGCTTGCTGGGTCTACGGATGTGGGAGATGTCAGCTGGCAAGTACCGACGATGCAATGCATGACGACATGCTGGGCACTAGGTACGCCTTTCCATACGTGGCAGGTCGTCTCGCAAGGGGCCATGCCAATCGCACACAAAGGGATGCTGCAAGCAGGCAAAGTCATGGCTGCTACAGCGATCGAGGCAATGGAAAACCCTGCGCTGATCGAACAGGCAAAAGCCGAATTGCAGGAACGTTTGGAAGGAGAAGAATATTTCTCGCTCATTCCTGACGATGTTCAACCACCTCAAAAAGCTTAA
- a CDS encoding glutaminase: MVSQVAQQTRTIETDCLEQWIEQYRGESSKGKCAAYIPALKEADPTQLGICVMGPDGQISRGGNYDAPFTLQSISKVISFLAACTHHGIANVLEQVDVEPTGDAFDSMVRLEMHKPGRPFNPMINAGAITVSSLLQGNGVQEKFRFFQDMVERMTGRKHQINEEVYHSEWQTANRNRSLAYYLAATGFLACPVEDALDVYIRQCSLEVTAEDIAKIGLILAHDGYDPIGKEQLFGKELARVIKALMVTCGMYNASGNFAAFVGVPAKSGVSGGIMAAVPPRGRSGELPFAGGCGIGVYGPAIDQYGNSVAGVALLKHMASAWDLTIY, from the coding sequence TTGGTTAGTCAAGTGGCGCAGCAAACAAGAACGATCGAAACAGACTGCTTGGAACAATGGATCGAGCAATATCGCGGGGAGTCCAGCAAGGGCAAATGCGCTGCTTATATCCCTGCTTTGAAAGAGGCTGACCCAACACAGCTAGGGATTTGTGTGATGGGACCAGATGGACAAATCAGCAGGGGAGGCAACTACGATGCTCCTTTCACCTTGCAAAGCATTTCCAAAGTCATCAGCTTTCTCGCAGCATGTACGCACCACGGGATTGCGAATGTATTGGAGCAGGTGGATGTAGAGCCTACGGGAGACGCATTTGATTCGATGGTTCGGCTGGAAATGCACAAGCCGGGAAGACCTTTTAATCCGATGATCAATGCAGGAGCCATTACGGTTTCTTCCTTGTTGCAGGGGAACGGAGTCCAGGAAAAATTTCGCTTCTTTCAAGACATGGTCGAGCGCATGACAGGACGCAAGCATCAGATCAACGAGGAAGTGTATCACTCCGAGTGGCAAACGGCTAACCGCAATCGTTCCCTCGCCTACTATCTCGCAGCTACTGGCTTTTTGGCTTGTCCGGTAGAGGATGCTTTGGATGTGTACATCCGGCAATGCTCCCTGGAGGTAACGGCAGAGGACATCGCGAAAATCGGCTTGATCCTAGCGCATGATGGGTATGATCCGATAGGCAAGGAACAGCTTTTCGGCAAAGAGCTGGCTCGCGTAATCAAAGCACTGATGGTTACATGCGGCATGTACAACGCTTCCGGTAATTTCGCTGCTTTTGTGGGCGTGCCAGCGAAAAGCGGCGTGTCAGGAGGTATTATGGCTGCCGTCCCTCCGCGTGGGCGCTCTGGGGAGCTGCCTTTTGCTGGCGGCTGCGGAATCGGTGTGTATGGTCCTGCTATTGACCAGTACGGAAATAGCGTAGCTGGGGTAGCACTGCTCAAGCATATGGCAAGTGCGTGGGATTTGACGATCTATTAA
- a CDS encoding carbohydrate kinase, whose translation MIEVVACGELLIDFTPVQQKEKPDSAAFEQNPGGAPANVLAALSRFGKRTSFIGAVGNDVFGRFLQQTLIRQNIGTEGLVLTEEAPTTLAFVHLDETGDRSFHFYRNPGADMMLREQDVNEALIAQADIFHFGTLSLTHEPARSATWKAVEYAKKHKRLLSFDPNIRASLWGDLEEAKAMALKGMAQADIVKLSEEELAFLMGSEDVVEATAWMLAQYDLQAVFVTLGEEGCFYRTQNHFGTVDGFPVTAIDTTGAGDAFVGALLYQLLEAGESMLDIPQATLEDMVRFANSAGALTTTRSGAIPAMPTLSEVKSFMEAAR comes from the coding sequence ATGATAGAAGTGGTTGCATGTGGCGAGTTATTGATTGATTTTACACCTGTACAGCAGAAGGAAAAGCCGGACAGCGCTGCATTTGAGCAAAACCCTGGAGGAGCGCCTGCCAATGTACTTGCCGCTCTGTCGCGCTTTGGGAAGCGGACTTCCTTTATCGGTGCGGTGGGAAACGATGTGTTTGGGCGTTTTTTGCAACAGACCTTGATCAGACAGAATATTGGCACAGAAGGGCTCGTACTCACGGAGGAAGCGCCTACGACGTTGGCTTTTGTCCATCTCGATGAGACAGGCGATCGTTCTTTTCACTTTTACCGCAATCCGGGTGCAGACATGATGCTGCGGGAACAAGACGTGAACGAGGCGCTAATTGCACAGGCAGACATTTTTCATTTCGGTACGTTGTCCTTGACGCATGAGCCAGCCAGATCAGCAACCTGGAAAGCCGTCGAGTACGCGAAAAAGCATAAGCGACTCCTTTCCTTTGACCCGAATATTCGAGCGTCCTTATGGGGGGATCTGGAGGAAGCGAAGGCTATGGCTCTCAAAGGAATGGCGCAGGCTGATATCGTCAAGCTGTCAGAGGAAGAGCTGGCTTTTCTCATGGGGAGCGAGGATGTTGTGGAAGCGACAGCGTGGATGCTTGCGCAATATGATCTGCAAGCTGTTTTTGTCACGTTGGGGGAAGAGGGGTGTTTTTACCGCACACAAAATCATTTCGGTACAGTCGATGGATTTCCAGTAACCGCGATCGATACGACTGGAGCGGGAGACGCGTTTGTGGGCGCGCTGCTCTATCAACTTCTTGAGGCGGGGGAAAGTATGCTGGATATCCCACAAGCCACGTTAGAGGACATGGTGCGCTTTGCTAATTCCGCAGGTGCGCTCACGACAACGAGATCAGGTGCCATTCCCGCCATGCCTACACTGTCTGAGGTCAAAAGCTTCATGGAAGCAGCACGGTAG
- a CDS encoding AEC family transporter → MIFVEVILPVLLIFLSGYILQRIFKMDLKPISSLAIYILSTALVFRTFYKTQLDLQLFYIVVISLLLLAALVVITQLTARLFKYDKQQESALMLATAFMNSGNYGTPIILFAFGEAGFTYAVQIMVFHSIMMGVFGVYFASRGGNGMGTAIKAIFKQPSNYAVVLAILLQQLQIVIPQSYYQAIDLVAQAAIPVVMLILGMQLANVSTKALEWQGLSAASVIRLVASPLLAYLICLFFPIDPLLQKVLVVLAAMPSAATTAIYAIQFNMRPQFVSSSVLVTTLISIGTLTFLLNILH, encoded by the coding sequence ATGATTTTTGTGGAAGTCATCCTGCCTGTCCTGCTCATTTTTCTTAGCGGATATATTTTGCAGCGCATTTTCAAAATGGACTTGAAGCCGATCTCTTCCCTGGCGATTTACATTTTGTCGACGGCGCTCGTCTTTCGTACCTTTTACAAAACACAGCTCGACTTGCAATTATTTTATATCGTTGTGATTTCGCTGCTCTTGCTGGCTGCTCTCGTTGTGATCACGCAGTTGACGGCACGATTGTTCAAATACGACAAACAACAGGAAAGCGCACTGATGCTCGCGACCGCCTTCATGAACAGTGGCAACTACGGGACGCCGATTATTTTGTTTGCCTTCGGAGAGGCTGGCTTTACGTATGCGGTGCAAATCATGGTTTTCCACTCGATCATGATGGGTGTATTCGGCGTGTATTTTGCCTCCCGAGGCGGGAATGGGATGGGGACGGCCATCAAGGCGATCTTCAAGCAGCCGTCCAATTACGCTGTGGTTCTCGCGATTTTGCTACAACAGCTGCAAATCGTCATCCCGCAAAGCTATTACCAGGCGATTGATCTCGTTGCACAGGCGGCGATTCCGGTTGTGATGCTCATCTTGGGCATGCAGCTCGCCAATGTATCTACCAAAGCGCTAGAGTGGCAGGGACTCAGTGCTGCGAGTGTCATTCGGTTGGTGGCGTCACCACTTTTGGCGTACCTCATCTGTCTGTTTTTCCCGATTGATCCGCTTCTGCAAAAGGTGTTGGTCGTTCTGGCAGCCATGCCTTCTGCCGCAACGACTGCGATCTATGCGATCCAATTCAACATGCGACCACAATTCGTCTCCAGCAGCGTGTTGGTTACGACGCTTATCAGTATAGGTACATTAACGTTTTTGCTGAACATTTTGCACTAA